The sequence below is a genomic window from Microbacterium sp. cx-55.
CATCCGCCGTTCTGGTTCGTTGCGCGAATTACTGCGCGTCGAGGTCCGTCTCGAGGAGAGCGACGAGCTCGTCGAGCACCTTCTCGGCGCCCTCACCCTCGGCCTTCAGCGTCACGACGGAGCCCTTGGCCGCACCGAGTCCGATGAGCGAAAGGATGCTGCCCGCGTTCAGGTCGGGTCCGCCGGCGGCGGCGATCGTCACCGGGAGCTTCTTCTCCTGCACCGCCTGCACGAAGAGCTTCGCGGGGCGAGCGTGCAATCCGGAGCTGCTCGCGATGGTTGCCTGACGTTCTGCCATGACTGTTTCCTTCCGTCTTTGGGTTTATTGTCTCAGGCGGCGACGGGTACCGCTTCTGCCTCGGCCAGTTCTTTACGCCCGACCCACTTCTTCAGTGCCACGACGGCGAAGGCGGAGACCACGGTTCCAGCCAGGACGGCGATGAGGAAGCCCCACCACGGGTCGATGGCGAAGAGCACGAAGATGCCGCCGTGCGGGGCGAGCGACGAGACGCCGAGGGCCATCGCGAGCCCACCGGTGACGGCGCCACCGACCATGGACGCCGGGATGACGCGCAGCGGGTCTGCCGCCGCGAAGGGGATCGCACCCTCGCTGATGAACGACGCACCGAGCAGCCAGGCGGCCTTGCCGTTCTCACGCTCGACGGGGGTGAAGAGGTTCTTCGCGAGCACCGTGGAGGCGAGCGCCATCGCGAGCGGCGGCACCATCCCGGCGGCCATGACGGCGCCCATGATGAGGAACGGAACGGCGTGGATGTCGCTGGTCGACGCGCTGGCGAGTCCCGCGGTCGCGAAGGCGTATGCCACCTTGTTGATCGGTCCGCCGAGATCGAAGCACATCATGAGCCCCAGGATCACGCCGACGAGCACGATCGCGGAGGTGCCGGCGAGGTTGGTGAGTCCGTCGTTCAGAAGCTCCATGAGCGCAGCGATCGGCCGGCCCAGGAACAGGATCATTAGACCCGACGCGACGATAGACCCGACGAGCGGAATGATCACGACCGGCATCAGCCCGCGCAGCCAGCGCGGCGGGTTGAGGCGTCCGAGCCACCAGGCGACGAATCCGGCGAGCAGACCGCCGATGATGCCGCCGATGAAGCCGGCGTTCATGAGCACGGCCACGGCACCGGCGACGAAGCCGGGCGCGATGCCGGGCCGGTCGGCGATGGCGAACGCGATGTATCCGGCGAGAGCCGAGACGAGGAAGCCCATCGACGTCGAACCGATCATGAACGCGACCGAGCCAAGGTACTGGCCGATGCCGCCCGCGGGCAGATCCCAGAGCGAGTTCTGAATGATGACCGTCGCCGCATTCTCGGTGACGTTGAAGCCGCCCAGCAGGAAGCCGAGTGCGATCAGCAGACCGCCACCGGCGACGAACGGGATCATGTAGCTGACACCCGTGAGCAGGATGCGCTGGATCTTCGCGCCCCAGCCGATCGACTGCGTCGGCGCGTCGGATGCGGCATCCGCGGTCGCTGCCGCGACGCGCGCGGCGCGGGGGTTCCGCGCGGCGGCGACGGCTTCGGTGATCATCGCGACCGGCTGCTCGATGCCGCGCTTCACGCCGGAGCGGATGACGGGCTTGCCCGCGAACCGCTGCTGCTCGCGTACGTCCACATCCGTCGCGAAGATCACCGCATCGGCGTTGTCGATGACGCTCTGCGGGAGGGCCTTGTAGCCGCTCGAGCCCTGCGGCTCGACGACCAGGTCGACGCCCTCGGCAACGCCCGCGGCGGTGAGTGCGTCGGCGGCCATGAACGTGTGCGCGATGCCGGTCGCGCATGCTGTGACGGCCACGATCCGGGCGGGGCGTCCGTCGATCAGGAGCTCGCTCGACGCCTCAGCGGCGGGCGCAGCAGCGGGCGCAGCGGCGGGGGCTGCCGGCGCGGACGCTTCCTCACCGATCGCCTCGCGCACGATGTGCACGACGGCATCCGCGTCGGCCGCGGAACGCAGCGCGCTCGTGAAGGGATCCTGCATGAGGCTCCGGGCGAGCTTCGAGAGCACCGCGAGGTGCTCCTCGGCCGCGTGCTCGGGGGCAGCGATCAGGAAGACGAGGTCGGCGGGACCGTCGGACGCACCGAAATCCACTCCCGGCGTCAGGCGAGCGAAGGCGAGCGACGCCTGCGTCACCGCGGAGCTCTTCGCGTGCGGGATGGCGATGCCGCCGGGAAGCCCGGTCTCGTCCTTCTCCTCACGCGCCCACGCGTCGGCGAAAAGCGCTTCCGCGTCGGTCGCGCGGCCTGCGGCGACGACGCGCGCAGCGAGCGCGCGGATGACCGCGGCTTTGTCGGCCCCCAGGTTCTCGTCAAGGCTGACGAGCTCCGGGATGATGGTGTCGGACACGATGACCTCCAGTGGTCGGGTTGTCAGCGGCTGAAGCGCCGGACGGGGATGTCGGCGGTGGGCAGATCCGCCGGCGTCGGGGGTTGGGTTCCAGGAAGGGATGCGGCGGCCGCGCCGTAACGCATGCCGCCCCGAAGACGGTCCTCCGGAGAGAGACCGGCGACGTCGGCGAGCAGATATCCCGCGAGCGAGCTGTCGCCGGCACCGACTGTGCTGACCGCGGTGATGCGAGGGGCGGTTCCGACCCATGCGCCGTCTGCGGTGACGAGGAGGGCGCCGGCCGCGCCGAGGGTGACGAGGGCAGCACCGACGCGACCTCTGACGAGGCCCTCGGCGAGCTCGATGATGCCCGGGATATCGTCAGGGTCCGCCTCGGCACCGGTCAGCTCGGCGAGCTCGTGCTCGTTGGGTTTGATCAGGTCGGGCGACGCGTCAGCGACGACCGCGTGCAACGCGGGGCCCGACGTGTCGACGGCGATGCGGGGAGCCGCATCACCGTGGGCCCCGCGGACGGCGGCGATGATGCGCACGTACAGGTCCGGCTCGGCGCCCGGCGGCAGGGATCCGGCGAGCACCAGCCAGTCGGCCCCCGCGGCGGCGGCGATGACGTTCTCGAGGAGGGCCGCCTCTTCGGCGCCGCCCAGGTGCGGGCCCGGGAGGTTGATCTTCGTGGTCGTGCCGTCGGGGTCGAGCACGGTCAGGTTCGACCGCGCGTGACCCGAGATCGGCACCGCGTGCACGGCAACGCCCGTCGCCGCGAGTGCCGTGGCGAACGGATCCGTGTCGGCGAGCGGCAGAACCGCGAGCGTCGCGACGTTCGCCGCGGCGACGACGCGCGCGACGTTGATTCCCTTGCCGCCGGCGTCTTCACGCACGCCCGCGGCGACCTGCACCTCGCCGACGCGGAGCGGCTCGGTGAGGGTGACCGCTCGATCGAGCGAGGGATTGGCGGTGACGGTGACGATCATGCGACTCTCACTTCCACGCCCGCCTCGGCCAGTGCCGCGGCGAGCTCGGCGGATGGTTCTGCATCGGTCACGAGCGTGTCGATGGCAGACAGGGGGGCGAACCCGACGAGCAGTTCGGTATCGAACTTGCGCGAGTCACTGACGACCACGATGCGGCGCGCCGCCGCGACGATCGCGCGCTTCACCGCCGCTTCTTCGGGGTCGGGAGTGCTGAGCCCGAAGTCCGCCGACAGGCCGTTCGTGCCGATGAAGGCGACATCGGGGCGGAGGCCGGCGACGATCGATGTCGTCGACGCCCCGACGGCCGCACCGGTCACGCCGCGGATGCGACCGCCGATGAGCGTGAGGGTGACGCGGTCGGATGCCGCCAGGGACGGCGCGAGGGCGTATGCGTGGGTGACCGCATCCGCGGTGCCCTGCGTCGCTTCGAGGTAGGCGGGCAGTCGTTCGGCGATCGCACCGACGGTGGACCCGGCGTCGAGGAAGACGGATCCGGCGAAGCCGGAGCCGAGCTCGTCGAGGGCGGCCGCCGCGATCAATCCCTTCGCGTCGCCCCGCTCACGGATGCGTTCGGTGAGTGAGATCTCACGGGTACTCGACCGGTCGGCGCCGACGGCGCCACCGTGCACGCGGCGAAGCACGCCGCGCTGTTCGAGGACGCCCAGGTCACGGCGAACGGTCTCGGTGGTGACGTCCAGACGCTGCGCGAGGTCGATGACGACGAGTCGTCCCTCGAGCTGCAAAATGCGCTCGATCTCGTCTTGGCGCTCCGTTGCGTACATGGTCATCCTCCCTGATGCCCACAGATTACAACACAAATCAACATAAGCACAGAGATATGGACCGCGAGAATTCACCCGAATCGCGGATGCTCGACGGGAGTCCCGTCGATCGGTCGCCCTCCCCGCGTCAGCTCAGCTCCGCCGGAGGTGTGCGCAGATCCGCACCGGGCATCAGATCGAGCTCCGCCCACGCCACGTCGTGCCAGGCGCCGTGCTTCCACCCGATCCGGCGATGCAGTCCGGCCCCCTCGAACCCGTAGCGCTCGTGCAATCGCATGCTGGCCGGATTCGGCTGTGTGATCGCCGCGACCGCCCGTCGATATCCGCGCGCGCGAAGGTCGCGCAGCAACCCGTCGTAGAGCGCCCGCCCCCCGCCCGCGCCTCGATGGTCGGGGCGGACATACACGCTCACCTCGCAACTCCAGCGATAGGCGGCGCGGGCCTTGAATGGTCCGGCGTAGGCGTACCCGACGACCGATCCATCGATCTCCCAGACCAACCACGCGTGCCGGTCCTGCGCCTGCGCGATACGACGGGCCATCTCCGTCTCGGTGGGAGCCTCGGTCTCGAAGGTGATCGCCGTGTTCTCGACGTAGTGGGCGTAGATCGCCGCGCACTCCGCAGCGTCGCTCGGCTGTGCCGTTCGGGTGGTTCCCTCGTGATGCATGTTCGTATAATAGGCACTATGCGTGCACATAGTGACACTCCCGCAGCGTCCGACGATCTCGGACCGGCGCTCGGCCGTGCGGTGCATTCCGCGCGGTCCGAACAGGGCCTCTCCATCTCGGGCCTCGCCACGTCGTCCGGAGTGTCGCGCGCGATGATCGCGCGGATCGAAGGCGGCGATGTGCAGCCGACGGCGGCGCTGCTCGCCCGGCTTTCCGCCAGCCTCGGTCTCACGCTGTCCGAACTCATCGCCCGCGCCGAGTCCGACGGCACCCGCCTGCGCCGCGCCGCCGAGCAACCGGTGTGGACGGATCCCGAGTCCGGGTACAGCCGCCGTGCACTGTCGCCGTCCACCGGCGCGGCGATCGAGCTCATCGAAGTGACCCTTCCCCCGGGGGCATCGGTCGACTATCCCGCCGAGGCGTATCGGCACATCACTCAGCAGATCTGGGTCATGTCCGGAACCCTGCGATTCCGGGAGGGCGCCGACGTTCACGAGCTCCGGTCCGGCGACTGTCTGCAGCTCGGCGAACCCGCTCACTGCGCGTTCGAGAGTGCCGGCCCGTCGGAGTGCCGGTACATCGTGGCGCTCGCCAAGACGGCGCATCCTCGCCGCTGACGTCCCGGACACAGCGATGGCCCCGGTCCAGGCGGACCGGGGCCATCGCTGATGGTCTGTGGATCAGGCTTCGCTCATCGCGCGAACCTCGGCCTGCCCCTTGGCCGCGTAGTACGCGGCACGGGCCGCATCCTTCCGCGCCTGCTCGGCGTACCCCGCCTCGAGCTCCTCCTGCGGCACCTCGACGTTCGGCGCGTGCGGCACGCCGTTGTACTTCTCGATATACGCGTCGAGCTCCGGACCGCTGGTCCAGGAGGTGATCAGGCAGTAGCGCGGGTCGGTGCCGCGGTGCGTGGCGGCGTGCCACAGCCGCTGGGTGTCGATGATGAGCTGAGCACCCGCCGGAAGAGCGATGCGAACCTCGCCCTTCGGGTCGGTGCGGTTCTCCCGGAGCACGAAGAAGCTGTCGGTGTCGTTCGTGAGGTTGAAGAACCCGCGCACGACCCAGCCGGTGCCGTCGGGGTTCAGACGGTTGTTGTCGTCCTGGTGGAGGTTGTACAGCGTCTCGCCGTAGGGCGTCGGCTGCAGCTCGATCACGCGGCACCGGCCGACGTTCGCGCCCGGCTCCTGCGCGCGGCGGGCCAGGTTCGGGGCCTTCGCGACCTGCGAGTCGATCCAGACGCCGTCCTTGTCGGTGCGCGGCGGCTTGTGGTTCCAGAAGCCGTTGCACTCGATGTCGCCGAAGGCGCTGGCGAGCGGGGCGAACCGGGTGTCGCCCGAGGACTTCCAGTCGTTGTACTCGATGTCGAGCCACTCTTTGGGATCGAGTTCCTGGTTATAGCTGTCGAGGACGACATAGCCGGTCTCTTCGAGAGCGGCAGACTTGATGTAACCCATGACGGATCACGCCTTTCTTCTGGGGCCAGCGAAGTTTTTACAGGCCCTGGTAAGGGCAGCCTACCTCCCGTGTTCCGCCGAGCCGAGGGGCGACGCGGGCCTCGGAGGGCATCCACATAGAGTGGGATGCAGGTGGTTCCGACCACCCGTCGGAGTGCACGTCGAGGGACGAGAACGAGGAACATGGTCAGCGCCACCAACGTCGATGCCACGGCCGTGAACACGATCGCCTGGCTGTCCGCATCCGACACCCGGATCGTCGTCCCCGTCTACCAGCGCCAATATCGCTGGGACATCGGCGCATGCGAGCAGCTCCTCGGCGACATCCGCGCGGTGGCCGACCTCGGCGATGGGCACACGCACTTCCTCGCCTCGATCCTGTCGTCCCGGGGCAGCGATGCGGACGCGGGCGAGCTCGTGCTGATCGACGGCCAGCAGCGCATCACGACGCTCATGCTCCTGATCGCGGCGCTGCAGCACACCGTCGCCCACAGCGACCCGGCGCTCGCGGCGGAGACGCAGCGCGTGCTCGTGCGGTCGGATGATCCCGAGCGCACCCGGCTGCGCCCGCACCGGGCTTGGGCCGGCGTCTTCGAGAGCATCGTGCGGGGCCGGCACTCCCCCGGGGCCGACGAGCCCGAGTCGCGGTTCGCCGACAACTACGCATTCTTCCGCAGCCAGATCCGCGCCGACGAGGCCCCGCGCATCTGGCGGGGACTCCAGCGCCTGGAGCACGTCGCGATCGCGCTCGGCGCGGGCGCGAACGCGCAGCAGATCTTCGAGAGCCTGAACTCCACCGGCGAACCCCTCCGCGATCACGAGCTCATTCACAACTACGTGCTGATGGGCCTCTCGCACGCCGAACAGACGGCGGTCGAAGACGCATTCTGGGTGCCGATCGAACAGAACACCGGCTCGTCGATCGCCGACTTCTGGCGGCACTACCTCGTGATGCGCACGGGGCGAGAGCTCGCCGGGGCGGCCCCCCGGGGCGTGTACGAGGCGTTCCGTCGCGAGTTCCCGGTGCTCGATCCGGCGTCGCTCCCCCACCACGCGGCCGAGTGGAAGCAGTTCTCCGAGATCTATCGGGTGCTCCTCGAACCCGCGCATGCGCCCGACGAACACGTCGCCCGGCACCTGGGTTACGTGAACACCTTCGGGCGCAGCATGTATCCGCTCGTGCTGCGCGCGTACGGCGAATGGGTGCGCGGAGAGACCGATCGGGATGAACTCGTGGCCGTGCTCGAGAGCATCCAGTCGCTGCTGGTGCGACGAGCGATCGTCGGCCTGTCGAACGACCGTCTCGTGGCCCGGCTGTGCCGGGCGCGCAGCGAGAGCGCCGAAGAACTCGGGCGCGCGTTCGGGCGCATCACCCCGTCCGATGTGCGCGTGCGGGCCGCGCTCAAATACACCGACCTGCCGCATCCGGCGTACGTCCTGGGCCGCATCTCGGGGGTCGATTCGGTCGCCGAGTTCGGCGTGGAGCACGTCTTCCCGCTCGTGCCGGGTGACGGCTGGAGCGGCGACGACACGCGGGTGTGGGCGGACTACTCAGATGACGAGCAGAACAGCCACCGCGCCCTGGCGCGCACGCTCGGCAACCTCGCGCTTCTGGAGGATCCGCTGGCCGAACGGATCCTCGATGCGTCGTTCCCCGACAAGCGCGCGATCTACGCGAAGAGCGACGTGCCGCTGACGCGCGCCTTGGCCGCGCGGGATGCGTGGGGAACGGCCGCGATAGCCGAGCGCACCGTGACCCTGAGCGACACGTTCGTCGCGACCTGGGAGCGCCCGGTCGACGTGCTGATCGATGACGACGACCTCACCCCGATCCTCGACGCGACGCAGCGCCGCGGCTTCCCGCCCGGCTGGCAGCGGGAGTGGTCGTATGTCGAGTACCGCGGCGAGCACTGGGAGATCTACGACGTCGCGGCACTCTTCAACCGCATCTTCAGACGGCTGTGGGCCGACGCGCGCAGCGCGGTCATCGCCTTCAGCGACCGCCGCGGCGGGCCCGTCTACGACGCCCAGGCGTGGAACGGTCAGTGGGACGAGCTCGGCGACGGCGCGTTCCTCTACATGGGCTGGGACTCGGGTTACATGCTGAGCGCCATCCAGGGCGTGCTCGATGAAGCGGGGATCGCCGCCGAGGTCTTCGTCAAGTACTCCTACATCGGCACCGCGAT
It includes:
- a CDS encoding PTS fructose transporter subunit IIABC; protein product: MSDTIIPELVSLDENLGADKAAVIRALAARVVAAGRATDAEALFADAWAREEKDETGLPGGIAIPHAKSSAVTQASLAFARLTPGVDFGASDGPADLVFLIAAPEHAAEEHLAVLSKLARSLMQDPFTSALRSAADADAVVHIVREAIGEEASAPAAPAAAPAAAPAAEASSELLIDGRPARIVAVTACATGIAHTFMAADALTAAGVAEGVDLVVEPQGSSGYKALPQSVIDNADAVIFATDVDVREQQRFAGKPVIRSGVKRGIEQPVAMITEAVAAARNPRAARVAAATADAASDAPTQSIGWGAKIQRILLTGVSYMIPFVAGGGLLIALGFLLGGFNVTENAATVIIQNSLWDLPAGGIGQYLGSVAFMIGSTSMGFLVSALAGYIAFAIADRPGIAPGFVAGAVAVLMNAGFIGGIIGGLLAGFVAWWLGRLNPPRWLRGLMPVVIIPLVGSIVASGLMILFLGRPIAALMELLNDGLTNLAGTSAIVLVGVILGLMMCFDLGGPINKVAYAFATAGLASASTSDIHAVPFLIMGAVMAAGMVPPLAMALASTVLAKNLFTPVERENGKAAWLLGASFISEGAIPFAAADPLRVIPASMVGGAVTGGLAMALGVSSLAPHGGIFVLFAIDPWWGFLIAVLAGTVVSAFAVVALKKWVGRKELAEAEAVPVAA
- a CDS encoding DUF262 domain-containing protein; amino-acid sequence: MVSATNVDATAVNTIAWLSASDTRIVVPVYQRQYRWDIGACEQLLGDIRAVADLGDGHTHFLASILSSRGSDADAGELVLIDGQQRITTLMLLIAALQHTVAHSDPALAAETQRVLVRSDDPERTRLRPHRAWAGVFESIVRGRHSPGADEPESRFADNYAFFRSQIRADEAPRIWRGLQRLEHVAIALGAGANAQQIFESLNSTGEPLRDHELIHNYVLMGLSHAEQTAVEDAFWVPIEQNTGSSIADFWRHYLVMRTGRELAGAAPRGVYEAFRREFPVLDPASLPHHAAEWKQFSEIYRVLLEPAHAPDEHVARHLGYVNTFGRSMYPLVLRAYGEWVRGETDRDELVAVLESIQSLLVRRAIVGLSNDRLVARLCRARSESAEELGRAFGRITPSDVRVRAALKYTDLPHPAYVLGRISGVDSVAEFGVEHVFPLVPGDGWSGDDTRVWADYSDDEQNSHRALARTLGNLALLEDPLAERILDASFPDKRAIYAKSDVPLTRALAARDAWGTAAIAERTVTLSDTFVATWERPVDVLIDDDDLTPILDATQRRGFPPGWQREWSYVEYRGEHWEIYDVAALFNRIFRRLWADARSAVIAFSDRRGGPVYDAQAWNGQWDELGDGAFLYMGWDSGYMLSAIQGVLDEAGIAAEVFVKYSYIGTAMRD
- a CDS encoding HPr family phosphocarrier protein; this translates as MAERQATIASSSGLHARPAKLFVQAVQEKKLPVTIAAAGGPDLNAGSILSLIGLGAAKGSVVTLKAEGEGAEKVLDELVALLETDLDAQ
- a CDS encoding 1-phosphofructokinase family hexose kinase; this encodes MIVTVTANPSLDRAVTLTEPLRVGEVQVAAGVREDAGGKGINVARVVAAANVATLAVLPLADTDPFATALAATGVAVHAVPISGHARSNLTVLDPDGTTTKINLPGPHLGGAEEAALLENVIAAAAGADWLVLAGSLPPGAEPDLYVRIIAAVRGAHGDAAPRIAVDTSGPALHAVVADASPDLIKPNEHELAELTGAEADPDDIPGIIELAEGLVRGRVGAALVTLGAAGALLVTADGAWVGTAPRITAVSTVGAGDSSLAGYLLADVAGLSPEDRLRGGMRYGAAAASLPGTQPPTPADLPTADIPVRRFSR
- a CDS encoding GNAT family N-acetyltransferase, encoding MHHEGTTRTAQPSDAAECAAIYAHYVENTAITFETEAPTETEMARRIAQAQDRHAWLVWEIDGSVVGYAYAGPFKARAAYRWSCEVSVYVRPDHRGAGGGRALYDGLLRDLRARGYRRAVAAITQPNPASMRLHERYGFEGAGLHRRIGWKHGAWHDVAWAELDLMPGADLRTPPAELS
- a CDS encoding DeoR/GlpR family DNA-binding transcription regulator, coding for MYATERQDEIERILQLEGRLVVIDLAQRLDVTTETVRRDLGVLEQRGVLRRVHGGAVGADRSSTREISLTERIRERGDAKGLIAAAALDELGSGFAGSVFLDAGSTVGAIAERLPAYLEATQGTADAVTHAYALAPSLAASDRVTLTLIGGRIRGVTGAAVGASTTSIVAGLRPDVAFIGTNGLSADFGLSTPDPEEAAVKRAIVAAARRIVVVSDSRKFDTELLVGFAPLSAIDTLVTDAEPSAELAAALAEAGVEVRVA
- a CDS encoding helix-turn-helix domain-containing protein; protein product: MRAHSDTPAASDDLGPALGRAVHSARSEQGLSISGLATSSGVSRAMIARIEGGDVQPTAALLARLSASLGLTLSELIARAESDGTRLRRAAEQPVWTDPESGYSRRALSPSTGAAIELIEVTLPPGASVDYPAEAYRHITQQIWVMSGTLRFREGADVHELRSGDCLQLGEPAHCAFESAGPSECRYIVALAKTAHPRR